From Streptomyces sp. NBC_00775, one genomic window encodes:
- a CDS encoding Bax inhibitor-1/YccA family protein: MRSSNPVFSRRGFSRDNGYAGFNAAPQAGGPAVGTQGNPYAQGNPYAQQGGNPYAQNPYAQQAPQYGAPPQAPVTTGRMTMDDVVMRSAMTLGTVAVGAILAWALLPVSSTSYGLAIGSALVAFVLAMVQNFKRTASPALILGYAAFEGVFLGVISEMYNSRWSGAPFQAVLGTMAVAGATLLVYKAGWIRVTARYARIGMTIAIAFIVVMAVNLLLVVFGVAEDGGLRSMGPLGAIVGILAILIGAFFLTLDFKQIEDGITYGAPKDEAWIAAFALTMTLVWIYIEMLRLVAIFSGDD, encoded by the coding sequence ATGAGGAGCAGTAACCCGGTCTTCTCGCGACGGGGGTTCAGCCGCGACAACGGCTACGCGGGCTTCAACGCGGCGCCGCAGGCCGGGGGACCCGCTGTCGGCACCCAGGGCAATCCGTACGCCCAGGGCAACCCGTACGCCCAGCAGGGCGGCAACCCCTACGCGCAGAACCCGTACGCACAGCAGGCCCCGCAGTACGGCGCTCCGCCGCAGGCCCCGGTCACCACCGGCCGTATGACGATGGACGACGTCGTCATGCGCTCGGCCATGACGCTCGGCACCGTCGCCGTCGGCGCCATCCTGGCCTGGGCGCTGCTGCCGGTGTCCAGCACCAGCTACGGGCTCGCCATCGGCTCCGCCCTGGTCGCCTTCGTGCTGGCCATGGTGCAGAACTTCAAGCGCACGGCCTCGCCCGCGCTGATCCTCGGCTACGCCGCCTTCGAGGGCGTCTTCCTCGGGGTCATCAGCGAGATGTACAACAGCCGCTGGTCGGGCGCGCCCTTCCAGGCGGTCCTGGGCACCATGGCGGTCGCCGGCGCGACCCTGCTCGTCTACAAGGCGGGCTGGATCCGTGTGACCGCGCGGTACGCGCGCATCGGTATGACCATCGCCATCGCCTTCATCGTCGTCATGGCGGTCAACCTGCTGCTGGTCGTCTTCGGCGTCGCCGAGGACGGCGGACTGCGCAGCATGGGCCCGCTCGGCGCGATCGTCGGCATCCTGGCGATCCTGATCGGCGCGTTCTTCCTCACCCTCGACTTCAAGCAGATCGAGGACGGCATCACGTACGGCGCGCCGAAGGACGAGGCCTGGATCGCGGCGTTCGCCCTGACCATGACCCTCGTGTGGATCTACATCGAGATGCTGCGCCTGGTCGCCATCTTCAGCGGCGACGACTAG
- a CDS encoding acetyl-CoA C-acetyltransferase: MPEAVIVSAARSPIGRAFKGSLKDVRPDDLTATIIQTALAKVPELDPRDIDDLMLGCGLPGGEQGHNLARIVAVQMGMDHLPGCTVTRYCSSSLQTSRMALHAIKAGEGDVFISAGVEMVSRSVKGTSDGMPDTHNPLFADAEARTVAVAQQEGTTWHDPREDGLIPDAYIAMGQTAENLARLKGVTRQDMDEFGVRSQNLAEEAIKNGFWEREITPITTPDGTVVSKDDGPRAGVSLEGVQGLKPVFRPDGMVTAANCCPLNDGAAALVIMSDTKARELGLTPLARIVSTGVTGLSPEIMGLGPVEASKQALRRAGLTVDDIDLFEINEAFAAQVIPSYRDLNIPLDKLNVNGGAIAVGHPFGMTGARITGTLINSLQFHDKQFGLETMCVGGGQGMAMVIERLS; encoded by the coding sequence ATGCCCGAAGCCGTGATCGTCTCAGCCGCCCGCTCCCCGATCGGCCGCGCCTTCAAGGGCTCCCTGAAGGACGTGCGCCCCGACGACCTGACCGCCACGATCATCCAGACCGCCCTCGCCAAGGTCCCCGAGCTGGACCCGAGGGACATCGACGACCTGATGCTCGGCTGCGGCCTCCCCGGTGGCGAGCAGGGCCACAACCTCGCCCGCATCGTCGCCGTACAGATGGGAATGGACCACCTCCCGGGCTGCACCGTCACCCGCTACTGTTCCTCCTCCCTCCAGACGAGCCGCATGGCCCTGCACGCCATCAAGGCGGGCGAGGGCGACGTCTTCATCTCGGCGGGTGTCGAGATGGTGTCGCGCAGCGTCAAGGGCACCTCCGACGGGATGCCGGACACCCACAACCCCCTCTTCGCCGACGCGGAGGCCCGCACCGTCGCCGTCGCGCAGCAGGAGGGCACCACCTGGCACGACCCGCGCGAGGACGGCCTGATCCCGGACGCGTACATCGCGATGGGCCAGACCGCCGAGAACCTGGCCCGCCTGAAGGGCGTCACCCGCCAGGACATGGACGAGTTCGGCGTCCGCTCGCAGAACCTCGCCGAGGAAGCCATCAAGAACGGCTTCTGGGAGCGCGAGATCACCCCGATCACGACCCCGGACGGCACGGTCGTCTCCAAGGACGACGGCCCGCGCGCCGGCGTCAGCCTGGAGGGCGTGCAGGGCCTCAAGCCCGTCTTCCGCCCCGACGGCATGGTCACGGCCGCCAACTGCTGCCCGCTGAACGACGGCGCCGCCGCCCTCGTGATCATGTCCGACACCAAGGCCCGCGAGCTCGGCCTCACCCCGCTCGCCCGGATCGTGTCCACCGGCGTCACCGGCCTGTCCCCCGAGATCATGGGCCTCGGCCCGGTGGAGGCCAGCAAGCAGGCCCTCAGGCGCGCCGGCCTCACCGTCGACGACATCGACCTCTTCGAGATCAACGAGGCGTTCGCCGCCCAGGTGATCCCGAGCTACCGCGACCTGAACATCCCGCTGGACAAGCTGAACGTGAACGGTGGCGCCATCGCCGTCGGCCACCCCTTCGGCATGACCGGCGCCCGCATCACCGGCACGCTCATCAACAGCCTCCAGTTCCACGACAAGCAGTTCGGCCTGGAGACGATGTGCGTCGGCGGCGGCCAGGGCATGGCGATGGTCATCGAGCGCCTCAGCTAA
- a CDS encoding ABC transporter ATP-binding protein, giving the protein MTTTPLADRTTAVAARASELSKVYGQGETQVVALDRVTVDFRQAEFTAIMGPSGSGKSTLMHCVAGLDTFSSGSVRIGETELGSLKDKQLTKLRRDKIGFIFQAFNLLPTLTALENITLPMDIAGRKPDKEWLDKVITMIGLADRLGHRPSQLSGGQQQRVAVARALASRPDIIFGDEPTGNLDSRSGAEVLGFLRNSVRELGQTVVMVTHDPVAAAYADRVIFLADGRIVDEVYGPTADSVLDRMKQFDAKGRTS; this is encoded by the coding sequence GTGACCACCACTCCCCTCGCCGACCGAACCACCGCCGTGGCAGCCCGCGCCTCGGAACTGTCGAAGGTCTATGGACAGGGCGAGACCCAGGTGGTCGCCCTCGACCGGGTCACCGTCGACTTCCGCCAGGCCGAGTTCACCGCGATCATGGGCCCGTCGGGGTCCGGCAAGTCCACGCTGATGCACTGTGTGGCGGGCCTGGACACCTTCTCCTCCGGCTCCGTCCGCATCGGCGAGACCGAGCTGGGCTCCCTCAAGGACAAGCAGCTCACCAAGTTGCGCCGGGACAAGATCGGCTTCATCTTCCAGGCGTTCAACCTGCTGCCGACGCTGACGGCCCTGGAGAACATCACGCTCCCGATGGACATCGCGGGCCGCAAGCCCGACAAGGAGTGGCTGGACAAGGTCATCACGATGATCGGCCTCGCCGACCGCCTCGGCCACCGGCCCTCCCAGCTCTCCGGCGGCCAGCAGCAGCGCGTCGCCGTCGCCCGCGCCCTCGCCTCCCGCCCCGACATCATCTTCGGCGACGAGCCCACCGGAAACCTCGACTCCCGCTCGGGCGCGGAGGTGCTCGGCTTCCTGCGCAACTCCGTACGGGAGTTGGGGCAGACCGTGGTCATGGTGACCCATGACCCGGTGGCCGCCGCGTACGCCGACCGGGTGATCTTCCTCGCCGACGGCCGCATCGTCGACGAGGTCTACGGCCCGACCGCCGACTCCGTCCTCGACCGCATGAAGCAGTTCGACGCCAAGGGCCGCACCAGCTGA
- a CDS encoding DUF4287 domain-containing protein — protein MSHVLSEETHRNMLARIPHCTGREISDWLRTVDEGPALFRFEEKVSWLRAEHNLAYGHAKAIIHEYDLRRAARKLL, from the coding sequence ATGTCCCACGTCCTCTCCGAGGAGACCCACCGCAACATGCTCGCCCGAATCCCCCACTGCACCGGTCGTGAAATCTCCGACTGGCTTCGCACCGTCGACGAAGGCCCCGCCCTCTTCCGCTTCGAGGAGAAGGTCAGCTGGCTTCGCGCCGAGCACAATCTCGCGTACGGCCACGCCAAGGCGATCATTCACGAGTACGACCTGAGGAGGGCCGCGCGCAAATTGCTCTGA
- a CDS encoding 4-hydroxybenzoate 3-monooxygenase, whose protein sequence is MRTTVGIIGAGPAGLLLARLLHNAGIESVVLESRDRAYVEQRQRAGILEQGTVDVLRAAGAGERMDREGLRHDGIELRFAGRRHRVDFPALTGGRSVMVYAQTEVCKDLIALQLKEGGPLLFGAEALAVEDAESERPRVRFTYDGHEDVLECDYVVGCDGFWGVARGAVPAELSRVFERTYPFGWLGILADVPPSHDELVYARHDRGFALLSMRSPSVSRLYLQVPQGTDAQAWSDEEIWDELDRRFETTDGWRLERGPITSKSVTPMRSYVHEPMRHGRVFLAGDAAHIVPPTGAKGLNLAVGDVVTFARALAYEKETGSGELLDAYSETCLRRVWQAERFSYDMTTLLHRDPGATGFEDRVQLARLERIASSRAAETDLAEGYTGFPLE, encoded by the coding sequence ATGCGTACCACCGTCGGGATCATCGGGGCCGGGCCGGCCGGGCTGCTGCTGGCGCGGCTGCTGCACAACGCGGGCATCGAGTCCGTCGTGCTGGAGAGCCGGGACCGGGCGTATGTGGAGCAGCGGCAGCGGGCCGGGATCCTGGAGCAGGGGACCGTGGATGTGCTGCGGGCCGCCGGGGCCGGTGAGCGGATGGACCGGGAGGGGCTGCGGCACGACGGGATCGAGCTGCGGTTCGCGGGCAGGCGGCACCGCGTCGACTTCCCGGCCCTCACCGGTGGGCGCTCCGTGATGGTGTACGCGCAGACCGAGGTGTGCAAGGACCTCATCGCCCTCCAGCTCAAGGAGGGCGGGCCGCTGCTCTTCGGGGCCGAGGCGCTCGCCGTGGAGGACGCCGAGAGCGAGCGGCCACGGGTGCGGTTCACGTACGACGGACACGAGGATGTGCTGGAGTGCGACTACGTCGTGGGGTGCGACGGGTTCTGGGGCGTCGCGCGGGGGGCCGTGCCCGCCGAGCTCTCCCGCGTCTTCGAGCGGACGTACCCCTTCGGCTGGCTCGGCATCCTCGCCGATGTCCCGCCCTCGCACGACGAGCTGGTCTACGCCCGTCACGACCGCGGCTTCGCCCTGCTCAGCATGCGCTCGCCCAGCGTCTCCCGTCTCTACCTCCAGGTGCCCCAGGGCACGGACGCCCAGGCGTGGAGCGACGAGGAGATCTGGGACGAGCTGGACCGGCGCTTCGAGACGACGGACGGCTGGCGGCTCGAGCGCGGGCCCATCACCTCCAAGTCCGTCACCCCGATGCGCAGTTACGTCCACGAGCCCATGCGGCACGGGCGGGTCTTCCTCGCCGGTGACGCCGCGCACATAGTGCCGCCGACCGGAGCGAAGGGGCTCAACCTCGCCGTCGGCGACGTCGTCACCTTCGCGCGGGCACTCGCGTACGAGAAGGAGACCGGCTCCGGCGAGCTGCTCGACGCCTACTCCGAGACCTGTCTGCGCCGGGTCTGGCAGGCCGAGAGGTTCTCGTACGACATGACGACCCTGCTGCACCGCGATCCCGGCGCGACCGGCTTCGAGGACCGCGTCCAGCTGGCCCGTCTGGAGCGGATCGCGAGCTCACGGGCGGCCGAGACCGACCTCGCGGAGGGGTACACGGGGTTTCCCCTGGAATAA
- a CDS encoding ABC transporter permease — protein sequence MFRTALRNVLAHKARLLMTVLAVMLGVAFVSGTLVFTNTISDAYQKSSAKGFDQVDVAIQPESQADKGDTVGKEPKLTQPLLDKAATVPGAASAIGVVNGFTAIADKDGKLIGGGFQSQGGNYWGDKDPRYPLTSGHAPQGTDEVAIDSETAKRAGYKVGDTVRLSVDGPVLTPTVTGIFTTDDGNVAAGGSLALFDTKTAQQLFDSVGSYDEIDVKAAAGTSQTALRNALDDVVPKDTASTTTGKQLADDQATMISSAMSGMKTGLLVFAGIALFVGTFIIANTFTMLVAQRTKELALMRAVGASRRQVTRSVLVEAFVVGAVAAVAGLAAGIGIGAGMRSLMGTLGATVPDGPLVISPGTIGTALLVGILITMLAAWLPGRRAAKIPPVAAMSSVHAKATTKSLVVRNTLGALFSAAGVAVVLYATTMDGSDGQAPMGLGAVLLIIGVFVLTPLLSRPLIAAAAPVLRVFGVSGKLARQNSVRNPRRTAATASALMIGLTLITGMTVMAGSLQKSIDKMASSAIKADYVISMANGNALSPDVAKKLAGVDGVTDSSSLRDAPSRIDQRTEYLTGVNGGSITKLTDLTIADGAFKVGGTRVVVDKDTAKSHHWTAGSHFTVSYEDGKKEKLSVAGVYEGNQMIHGIIVDNATLSPHQTGTASDLQVMVKTAGGPSDAAKDKLEKALGDNPAIQVQDKKDISDGIAQMFTLMLNMLYGLLAMAVIVAVLGVINTLAMSVFERSQEIGMLRAIGLDRKGIKRMVRLESLVISLFGGVLGIGLGVFFGWAAGELLGTKMSTYELVLPWGRMGLFLLLAATVGVLAALWPARRAARLNMLTAIKSE from the coding sequence ATGTTCCGTACCGCCTTGCGCAACGTCCTCGCGCACAAGGCCAGGCTCCTGATGACCGTCCTCGCCGTGATGCTCGGCGTGGCGTTCGTGTCAGGCACCCTGGTCTTCACCAACACCATCTCCGACGCCTACCAGAAGAGCTCCGCCAAGGGCTTCGACCAGGTCGACGTCGCCATCCAGCCGGAGAGCCAGGCGGACAAGGGCGACACCGTCGGCAAGGAACCGAAGCTCACGCAGCCGCTGCTCGACAAGGCCGCCACGGTCCCGGGCGCGGCCTCCGCGATCGGCGTGGTGAACGGCTTCACCGCCATCGCCGACAAGGACGGCAAGCTCATCGGCGGCGGCTTCCAGTCGCAGGGCGGCAACTACTGGGGCGACAAGGACCCCCGGTATCCGCTGACGAGCGGTCACGCCCCCCAGGGCACGGACGAGGTCGCGATCGACTCGGAGACCGCGAAGCGCGCGGGCTACAAGGTCGGCGACACCGTACGGCTGTCGGTCGACGGCCCGGTCCTCACGCCCACCGTCACCGGCATCTTCACCACCGACGACGGCAACGTCGCCGCGGGCGGCAGCCTCGCCCTCTTCGACACGAAGACCGCGCAGCAGCTCTTCGACTCGGTCGGCTCGTACGACGAGATCGACGTGAAGGCGGCGGCCGGCACCAGCCAGACCGCCCTGCGCAACGCCTTGGACGATGTCGTACCGAAGGACACCGCCTCCACCACCACCGGCAAGCAGCTCGCCGACGACCAGGCCACCATGATCTCCTCGGCGATGAGCGGCATGAAGACGGGCCTGCTGGTCTTCGCCGGCATCGCGCTGTTCGTCGGCACGTTCATCATCGCCAACACCTTCACCATGCTGGTCGCCCAGCGCACCAAGGAACTGGCCCTGATGCGCGCCGTCGGCGCCTCCCGCCGGCAGGTCACGCGGTCGGTGCTGGTCGAGGCGTTCGTGGTCGGCGCGGTCGCCGCCGTCGCGGGCCTGGCCGCGGGCATCGGCATCGGCGCCGGCATGCGCTCCCTGATGGGCACGCTCGGCGCCACCGTGCCGGACGGCCCGCTGGTGATCTCGCCGGGCACGATCGGCACCGCCCTGCTCGTCGGCATCCTCATCACGATGCTGGCCGCCTGGCTGCCGGGCCGCCGCGCCGCGAAGATCCCGCCGGTCGCCGCGATGAGCAGCGTGCACGCGAAGGCGACGACGAAGTCCCTGGTCGTACGGAACACGCTCGGCGCGCTCTTCTCGGCGGCGGGCGTCGCCGTGGTGCTGTACGCGACGACGATGGACGGCTCGGACGGCCAGGCCCCGATGGGTCTCGGCGCGGTCCTGCTCATCATCGGCGTCTTCGTCCTCACCCCGCTGCTGTCCCGCCCGCTGATCGCGGCCGCCGCGCCCGTCCTCCGCGTCTTCGGAGTCTCCGGCAAGCTGGCCCGCCAGAACTCGGTCCGCAACCCGCGCCGCACGGCCGCCACCGCCTCCGCCCTGATGATCGGCCTCACCCTGATCACCGGCATGACGGTGATGGCGGGCAGCCTGCAGAAGTCGATCGACAAGATGGCCAGCTCCGCGATCAAGGCGGACTACGTCATCTCGATGGCGAACGGCAACGCGCTCTCGCCGGACGTCGCGAAGAAGCTCGCCGGCGTCGACGGGGTCACCGACAGCAGCTCGCTGCGCGACGCGCCCTCGCGCATCGACCAGCGGACCGAGTACCTGACGGGCGTGAACGGCGGCTCCATCACGAAGCTCACCGACCTCACGATCGCGGACGGCGCCTTCAAGGTCGGCGGCACGCGGGTCGTCGTGGACAAGGACACCGCCAAGTCCCACCACTGGACGGCCGGTTCGCACTTCACGGTCTCGTACGAGGACGGGAAGAAGGAGAAGCTGTCCGTCGCCGGTGTCTATGAGGGCAACCAGATGATCCACGGCATCATCGTGGACAACGCGACACTCTCCCCCCACCAGACCGGCACCGCCTCCGACCTCCAGGTCATGGTGAAGACGGCGGGCGGCCCGTCGGACGCGGCCAAGGACAAGCTGGAGAAGGCCCTCGGCGACAACCCGGCCATCCAGGTCCAGGACAAGAAGGACATCTCCGACGGCATCGCGCAGATGTTCACGCTGATGCTGAACATGCTCTACGGCCTGCTCGCGATGGCGGTCATCGTCGCCGTCCTCGGTGTCATCAACACCCTCGCGATGTCGGTCTTCGAGCGCTCGCAGGAGATCGGGATGCTGCGGGCGATCGGCCTCGACCGCAAGGGCATCAAGCGCATGGTCCGCCTGGAGTCCCTGGTCATCTCGCTCTTCGGCGGCGTACTCGGCATCGGCCTGGGCGTGTTCTTCGGCTGGGCGGCCGGTGAGCTGCTGGGCACCAAGATGTCGACGTACGAACTGGTCCTGCCCTGGGGCCGGATGGGCCTCTTCCTGCTCCTCGCGGCGACGGTCGGCGTCCTGGCGGCACTGTGGCCGGCCCGGCGGGCGGCTCGCCTGAACATGCTGACGGCGATCAAGTCGGAGTAA